In Brettanomyces nanus chromosome 3, complete sequence, a single genomic region encodes these proteins:
- a CDS encoding uncharacterized protein (BUSCO:EOG09341C2N~EggNog:ENOG41), with the protein MFDFDSNIAPDETIMVDSEKHGLSSPYSQSERRNLQQYYENQGLFLGVSVASGGPYAGQKPEATGKMETTDVSGTTNLAGSTRTFNVSGSDAYGASAYGSSDASSGNASSSRFTHLSGLFAPSFPDQFTTDLATGLPYISTPFQYHRHQSSATSLSSSIFGGATPSVSAATIATSATTSTTAPQHTPGPSISASTSLYNGVSGAGLPDAYFINGMSSAFNEPITPPEYCYSKLASIIPATTSDISSNASWNAPQILDKPYAGSRHHSKSRSMASLQGDNHNRRRMFSYPQSETEQRQGRYPETLNEVGKRHKSVPSVPSIPSTNAVDTFALENSFDQLTLGGKSTSLDSTTDIISMSQDQYGCRYLQKKIDENFAVNFPLIFQSVYQHSTDLMVDPFGNYLIQKLMGSASAEELSLILISIGPSIYKISIDQHGTRACQKMIDCLSTPAHHRLLETYLSPHIVELIQDLNGNHVIQKCIQKFQDVDLQFIIDLICSNMVAISTHKHGCCVMQKLMNKCNSNQLIQLGCEILNNSISLMQDQFGNYVVQYLISLEIPKLNSQLITIVASYVTELSCQKFSSNVVEKCLKIKVYKQHKNARQVNPLLEEILREPTLSNLIKDQYGNYVVQTSMEVSPFEYKVRFAMALDPLLPTIKFTSFGKRIHNKVIAILEEAKKTKGPIIDIPTTVTTAPAKQRSLSNFFTRHGLDSVDNIFPPPR; encoded by the exons ATG TTTGATTTCGATTCCAATATTGCTCCTGACGAAACCATCATGGTTGATTCGGAAAAGCATGGTTtatcttctccttattctCAATCTGAAAGGCGCAATTTGCAGCAGTACTATGAAAACCAGGGTTTATTTCTAGGCGTTTCGGTTGCAAGTGGCGGTCCATATGCAGGCCAGAAACCGGAAGCTACTGGCAAAATGGAAACCACGGATGTCTCGGGAACTACTAATCTTGCCGGAAGTACCCGAACATTTAACGTTTCTGGCTCTGATGCCTATGGTGCTTCTGCCTATGGTTCTTCTGATGCCTCTAGCGGTAATGCTTCTAGTTCCCGTTTCACGCATCTCTCGGGTCTGTTTGCTCCCAGTTTCCCGGATCAATTCACTACAGACTTGGCAACCGGATTGCCATATATTTCCACTCCTTTCCAGTATCACAGACACCAGAGCTCTGCCACATCTCTCTCTTCGTCGATATTTGGTGGTGCTACCCCTTCCGTTAGCGCTGCTACTATTGCCACGTCTGCTACCACTTCCACCACAGCCCCACAGCATACTCCCGGGCCAAGCATCTCTGCATCTACCAGTTTGTATAACGGTGTTTCAGGCGCTGGGCTACCAGATGCTTATTTCATTAATGGCATGAGCTCGGCTTTTAATGAACCAATCACTCCTCCAGAATACTGCTACTCTAAACTGGCATCTATCATTCCTGCTACCACCTCAGATATATCTAGTAATGCCTCTTGGAATGCTCCTCAGATATTGGACAAGCCGTATGCTGGCTCGAGACATCATTCTAAGAGCCGCTCTATGGCGTCGCTTCAAGGTGATAATCACAATAGGCGCCGTATGTTCTCTTACCCTCAATCAGAGACCGAACAAAGGCAGGGTCGGTATCCGGAGACTTTAAATGAGGTCGGTAAGAGGCACAAATCTGTTCCCTCGGTTCCTTCGATACCCTCGACTAACGCTGTCGACACCTTTGCCTTGGAGAACAGCTTTGACCAATTGACCTTAGGTGGGAAATCTACCTCGTTGGATTCAACCACAGATATTATATCCATGTCTCAAGATCAGTATGGATGCCGAtaccttcagaagaagatcgaCGAGAATTTTGCCGTCAACTTTCCCCTGATATTTCAGTCCGTGTATCAGCACTCGACCGATTTGATGGTGGATCCATTCGGTAATTATCTCATTCAAAAGCTGATGGGTTCTGCGTCCGCCGAAGAGCTCAGCCTAATATTAATTAGTATTGGTCCCTCTATTTATAAGATCTCAATCGACCAGCATGGCACCCGTGCCTgccagaagatgattgatTGCCTGTCAACGCCAGCCCATCACCGACTTTTGGAAACGTATTTGTCTCCTCACATAGTCGAACTGATTCAGGACTTGAATGGTAACCACGTGATTCAAAAGTGCATACAGAAGTTTCAAGATGTCGATTTGCAATTTATCATCGATTTGATCTGCAGCAATATGGTAGCCATATCGACGCACAAACATGGATGTTGTGTGATGCaaaaattgatgaacaAATGCAATTCCAACCAGTTGATTCAGCTTGGCTGCGAGATTTTGAACAACTCCATTTCATTGATGCAGGATCAATTTGGCAACTATGTGGTCCAGTACTTGATCAGTTTGGAAATCCCAAAGCTTAACAGCCAACTCATTACTATTGTTGCTTCTTATGTTACTGAACTAAGTTGCCAAAAgttctcttccaatgtcGTGGAGAAATGTCTAAAAATCAAAGTGTACAAGCAGCACAAGAACGCTCGTCAAGTGAATCCGTTGCTTGAGGAGATCTTGCGAGAGCCTACTTTGAGTAACTTGATTAAGGATCAATACGGTAACTACGTTGTTCAGACTTCTATGGAGGTGTCTCCATTTGAGTATAAAGTAAGATTTGCTATGGCTTTGGATCCCCTGCTTCCGACTATCAAATTCACCTCGTTTGGTAAACGTATTCACAATAAGGTCATAGCCATATTGGAAGAGGCCAAGAAAACCAAAGGTCCCATTATCGATATACCCACAACTGTGACAACTGCCCCTGCCAAGCAGCGGTCCctctccaacttctttacTCGCCATGGTCTCGATTCTGTCGACAACATATTCCCACCTCCACGTTGA
- a CDS encoding uncharacterized protein (BUSCO:EOG09342TYQ), with product MTTTPLDSIVDSIISSIETTSKSVDSLIENIDRYGNEYPELVRHLKQSVDNKKLANNPEGMSLLSLKNSSLLGYLNSIMCVIGRRLGSVKQSRDVSIADDKEREKAVQSSVVHRVTLDKGIKPLEKKLSYQLEKLIDAYRRREHEQTAAHEKKSDKINEESELDDEDEDEALRFRPNASALINRSSKPHEMSVESITTTDKYRPPKISAALPPSTAGNDGEKKREGRQRNLQSMDEYLQDIGDAPEVEESIGATITNSGRDIKTKKQMEKEQNIQRYEEDNFVRLPAGKSKESKRERSKRMRDEFFGEDWSMFDNNRDIGNTTTSKKRRKKQNAWQKAKRSME from the coding sequence ATGACCACTACGCCTTTGGATAGCATAGTTGACAGCATAATAAGTTCGATAGAAACTACATCAAAATCCGTGGATTCTCTCATAGAAAATATAGATCGCTATGGAAATGAATATCCAGAATTGGTTCGCCACCTCAAGCAGAGCGTGGATAACAAAAAGCTGGCCAATAACCCAGAAGGAATGTCCCTTTTGTCATTAAAAAACTCATCTTTACTCGGGTATTTGAACTCTATTATGTGTGTGATTGGGAGAAGGTTGGGCAGTGTGAAACAGTCGAGAGACGTTAGTATAGCTGATGATAAAGAACGAGAAAAGGCTGTGCAAAGTTCGGTTGTTCATAGAGTCACTCTTGATAAAGGTATCAAGCCgttagagaagaagttgagtTATCAacttgagaagttgatagATGCTTATAGAAGACGTGAGCACGAGCAGACCGCTGCTCATGAAAAGAAGTCAGACAAAATCAACGAAGAGAGTGAGCTTGACgacgaagacgaagatgaggCACTGAGATTCAGACCGAatgcttctgctttgaTCAACAGGTCTTCTAAACCCCATGAAATGTCTGTCGAGAGTATCACTACGACAGATAAATATAGACCTCCTAAGATTAGTGCGGCACTACCACCAAGTACAGCTGGTAATgatggtgaaaagaagagagaaggaagGCAGAGAAATTTGCAGAGTATGGATGAATACCTACAAGATATTGGTGATGCCCCTGAAGTGGAGGAATCCATTGGAGCTACAATCACCAATAGTGGTAGAGACATCAAAACCAAAAAGCAGATGGAAAAGGAACAGAATATTCAGAGATATGAGGAAGATAATTTTGTGAGGTTACCTGCTGGTAAGAGTAAAGAGAGTAAGAGGGAAAGGTCTAAAAGAATGAGAGATGAgttctttggagaagacTGGAGTATGTTTGATAATAACAGGGACATTGGTAACACAACTacatcaaaaaaaagaagaaagaaacagaacGCATGGCAGAAGGCCAAGAGAAGTATGGAGTAA
- a CDS encoding uncharacterized protein (EggNog:ENOG41): MRALIYILLSFISGYCLADDTDDQTSEIHPKCFKNSYQISTSGDLLEISDCQTISESIYIHGYDAELLDLGSISQIKGDLKISNASQILRIEALGLESIDGSFELNTLTSLTSASFPKLESVNILDWRVLPILSSVNLDKGIKRISSVILSDTSLTGFGGFNVENLKTLRIDNNRFLEMIESSVKEISGDLLIAANARNLKVKLPELKWVKSALIKNTDELDLSALQVIQSSAEFIENRFKELSLPKLKSAGTTLSIIDNNWLENADFSSLVEIGGGLMIINNDKLTQINFFPMLKSVGGALEFEGDIDSNEFRQLKVVKGSAILKSSSNKFNCQSWVDQEVSTVVRGGKIECGSGNSEFTEVIHVDESGERTSRTTGRNNAKTTKGINEANGSTGPLGVSMILAFAGILAHLSRELI, encoded by the coding sequence ATGAGAGCATTAATCTATATCCTACTGTCGTTTATTAGCGGCTATTGTCTTGCTGATGATACCGATGATCAAACTTCCGAGATTCACCCTAAATGCTTCAAGAACTCTTATCAAATTAGCACCAGCGGTGATCTACTTGAGATTAGCGATTGTCAAACGATTTCGGAAAGTATCTATATTCATGGCTATGATGCAGAACTTTTGGATCTGGGTTCAATTTCCCAGATTAAAGGAGATCTCAAAATCAGTAACGCTAGCCAGATTCTTAGAATCGAGGCGCTTGGATTGGAATCCATCGATGGTTCGTTTGAGTTGAACACCCTAACATCTCTTACAAgtgcttcttttccaaaattAGAATCAGTCAATATACTTGACTGGAGAGTCTTACCAATTTTAAGTTCTGTCAACTTAGATAAAGGTATTAAGAGAATCAGCTCGGTCATTCTGTCAGACACCTCCTTAACAGGATTTGGTGGCTTTAACGTGGAGAACTTAAAGACGTTGAGGATCGATAACAACAGGTTTCTTGAGATGATTGAATCATCTGTAAAGGAAATTTCTGGTGATCTACTTATTGCTGCTAACgcaagaaacttgaaggtCAAACTTCCAGAGTTGAAGTGGGTCAAAAGTGCTCTGATCAAGAACACGGACGAGTTAGATTTGAGTGCTTTACAAGTGATTCAATCATCTGCCGAATTTATTGAAAATCGTTTCAAGGAGTTGAGTCTACCCAAATTAAAGTCTGCAGGTACAACATTAAGTATTATCGATAACAATTGGTTGGAAAATGCAGATTTCTCGTCGTTAGTGGAGATTGGAGGAGGATTGATGATCATCAATAACGATAAATTGACACAAATCAACTTTTTCCCAATGCTAAAGTCCGTCGGAGGTGCCTTGGAGtttgaaggagatattGACAGCAACGAGTTCAGACAACTTAAGGTTGTTAAGGGCAGTGCAATTCTGAAGTCATCTTCTAACAAGTTCAACTGCCAGAGCTGGGTAGACCAAGAAGTTAGTACAGTTGTTAGAGGAGGTAAGATTGAATGTGGATCCGGAAATTCTGAGTTTACTGAGGTCATACATGTCGACGAAAGTGGAGAAAGAACTTCCAGGACTACAGGCAGAAACAATGCTAAAACTACCAAGGGTATCAATGAGGCTAATGGCTCGACTGGACCATTAGGAGTCTCAATGATCTTGGCATTTGCAGGAATTTTGGCACATTTGTCACGTGAACTCATATAA
- a CDS encoding uncharacterized protein (EggNog:ENOG41) has product MSNENDSLLCDIFKFGEGPPLLQDELKRTLRNTNRLNLPIPTRSQLDKSNEAEVVDVNDIDAKSRSGSLSEDSSSAQRKSSNGIEKPMQKNKKKKRRVFSCNNCRKLKTKCTYEPNSTCCDRCHRLRLSCSLPEPLAKISGRRVYNSTTSQTGSSSGLETRIDDLELNLKHKFESFDSKMDTMMEMIHRMDSSATVQTNQSSVHYMSTAMQASASSYSSRILPRYNSLSSLNVINQIHSRLFDHSPKNNDAFHESIQEFIKFYYANEELCLALSKEFLNIAHFWIIPGGIGEVDREYVIKHPFSSCVYCIIAMGFDNDYKFVEQKKELYPIARSLMVNTSLTIPLSDHDIEAVLYVCTYGMTKQAYQSEFDGWILSSLAFKHCIISLDLQNILNRVKMGVFSDDDIFHLRIFNAVCCCHYQFAVGYDRPVMMDLDYVKLHQLILQFPNATIGDAIKVAELELYQLLSRDLVEMSPGDVYCQVSEDNKLTFAHLIDWLSNWDKIIAKDVTHGLIFSYNFAHLLLARKFIQAESQVDHAILPLAYNTACQYSFEIINQLLALPEAYVRGSPLFHLSHIVYSCVTLFDFLDVMKPSERKKSLNLISKVYWHLNKAGEKINVATDSIAQIIRKLVELASKHQYLEYNNKSGFVGSGSITETYVRMKHIKRRDSQQQRRLSVEDLPALAQDHRRRCSLQSSPKESSETKLMGGLNDMEPMEPIEPKQNDSTKSSVHSGSMVDGAEFQLPDVSNFLNFEDFFYNIFNDSPDYI; this is encoded by the exons ATGTCG AATGAGAACgattctcttctttgtgATATCTTTAAATTTGGTGAGGGCCCTCCTTTACTTCAGGACGAACTGAAAAGGACGCTACGTAATACCAACAGACTTAACTTGCCAATACCAACAAGAAGCCAATTGGACAAGTCGAACGAGGCAGAAGTTGTGGACGTCAATGACATAGATGCAAAATCCCGTTCCGGTTCCTTATCGGAAGATTCGTCTTCTGCCCAAAGAAAATCGTCCAATGGCATTGAAAAACCAATGcaaaagaacaaaaagaagaagagaagagtgTTTTCCTGTAACAACTGTCGAAAACTTAAGACCAAATGTACCTACGAGCCCAATTCCACTTGCTGTGATCGATGCCATCGTCTTCGATTGAGTTGTTCTTTACCAGAACCGCTTGCAAAGATTTCCGGAAGGCGAGTTTATAATTCCACCACGTCTCAAAcaggatcttcttctggacTGGAGACAAGAATCGACGATCTTGAGCTCAACCTCAAACACAAATTCGAGTCATTCGATTCCAAAATGGACACTATGATGGAAATGATACACAGAATGGATAGTTCTGCTACTGTTCAGACTAATCAATCGTCTGTACATTATATGAGCACTGCTATGCAAGCTTCGGCTTCCAGCTATTCCTCCCGCATTCTTCCTCGTTACAATTCACTTTCGTCATTGAACGTGATCAATCAGATACATTCACGTCTATTTGATCATTCTCCTAAGAATAATGATGCATTTCATGAATCTATTCAAGAGTTCATAAAGTTCTACTACGCTAACGAAGAGCTCTGCCTAGCCTTGAGTAAGGAATTTCTTAATATAGCCCATTTTTGGATCATTCCAGGAGGAATTGGTGAAGTTGACCGTGAATACGTCATTAAACATCCATTCAGCAGCTGTGTTTATTGCATAATAGCAATGGGGTTTGATAATGATTACAAGTTCGTtgagcagaagaaagagcttTATCCCATTGCAAGATCCCTAATGGTAAATACATCCCTAACTATACCACTATCAGATCATGATATAGAAGCAGTTCTGTACGTTTGCACCTATGGAATGACAAAACAAGCGTATCAGAGCGAATTTGATGGGTGGATTCTTTCCTCGTTGGCCTTTAAACACTGTATTATCTCATTGGACCTTCAAAACATTCTTAACCGTGTAAAAATGGGTGTATTCTCAGATGACGACATCTTTCATTTGCGCATTTTTAACGCGGTTTGTTGCTGCCACTATCAGTTTGCTGTCGGCTATGATAGACCTGTGATGATGGATCTAGACTACGTGAAGCTACACCAATtaatccttcaatttcctaATGCTACTATTGGTGATGCCATAAAAGTGGCCGAATTGGAACTCTACCAGCTTCTCTCACGAGATTTGGTAGAGATGAGCCCCGGTGATGTCTATTGTCAAGTCTCAGAAGATAATAAGCTTACATTTGCCCATCTTATCGACTGGCTTTCCAATTGGGATAAAATTATAGCTAAAGATGTGACCCATGGACTAATATTCTCGTACAACTTTGCTCATTTGTTGCTAGCACGTAAGTTTATTCAAGCGGAAAGTCAGGTGGATCACGCAATTCTACCTCTGGCATATAATACAGCTTGCCAGTACTCCTTTGAGATTATTAATCAGCTGTTAGCATTACCGGAAGCATATGTGAGAGGGTCTCCATTGTTCCATCTTAGTCACATTGTATATTCGTGTGTGACactttttgatttcttggaCGTGATGAAACCATcagagaggaagaagtCATTAAATCTTATTTCCAAGGTTTATTGGCACTTAAACAAAGcaggagagaaaataaaCGTGGCTACAGACTCAATTGCACAGATAATCAGGAAACTGGTGGAACTGGCCAGCAAGCATCAATACCTGGAGTATAATAACAAATCAGGATTTGTTGGATCCGGCTCCATTACGGAGACGTACGTTCGCATGAAACACATTAAGCGTCGTGACAGTCAACAGCAACGTAGATTATCGGTTGAAGATCTTCCGGCTTTAGCACAGGATCACCGCAGGCGGTGTTCTTTGCAAAGTTCCCCAAAGGAATCCTCAGAGACGAAACTAATGGGTGGCCTTAATGATATGGAACCTATGGAACCTATCGAACCTAAGCAAAATGACAGTACCAAATCCAGTGTTCACTCAGGCAGTATGGTCGACGGTGCCGAGTTCCAATTGCCCGACgtttccaacttcttgaactttGAGGATTTCTTCTACAATATTTTCAACGATTCCCCCGATTACATCTAG
- a CDS encoding uncharacterized protein (EggNog:ENOG41) encodes MSNTEKFNDDEVSIDINMGEIDSRLVYTNDYSNRYKKLPRATLEQKITVLDWHHKSERKCQQYTVGHFQKLNLFSVTKSTMNRWVLNEDELRKQYENLTLNNVKSYKTRPKFKEPLVNRCLEILYEQRCLENSPLSEKQLIAKWEDFYGLIHGNLDDSVARRSNGWVHHFKKRNEVKRDIIRRYYKEIGGSRESNSMETERLRLRTKLSHYEPEDIFELDEVSFDCVAECLKQREASRNGKKVIVAILLNSTGTEAPVPLVASTDGEAKYSSCQHGVLTSELLYKYLQDIDSEITPGRRIAVLLNGFRAHMIPRDSFDHIDLVYYSRISRDIQPMNMGIMRSYKLLVKSIYFQKVRQRLIIGGKEGYLKDSLVIDGKELMNDAMRSYRQMQKQKESQIFIRGCFEKSGLIGNFEEGMEKQFTTWKREDFKREEQLKLIFTMLDRKRLLAESFTENSVRHLNNGEVEIDINKVIFPKSEQVENIDLSDIDIVRLAKLEIEIQSSSNMVKDEVRRQNEDSKANFDAMESVQEYLSKNEGTERLMELAQQYYKNVRKKEKQNGDDPVEKRRSKRTKIS; translated from the coding sequence ATGTCGAATACGGAAAAGTTTAACGATGATGAGGTGTCGATTGATATAAACATGGGGGAAATCGACAGCAGATTGGTATACACTAACGATTATAGTAATAGGTACAAAAAGCTACCGAGAGCCACGTTAGAACAAAAGATAACAGTTTTGGATTGGCATCACAAATCTGAACGTAAATGTCAGCAATATACAGTAGGACATTTTCAGAAGCTTAACCTTTTTAGTGTGACAAAGTCGACAATGAATAGATGGGTGCTTAACGAGGATGAACTTCGCAAACAGTATGAAAATTTGACATTGAATAATGTCAAGTCTTATAAGACTCGTCCTAAGTTCAAAGAACCATTGGTGAATCGATGCCTTGAAATTTTGTATGAGCAAAGGTGTTTAGAGAATTCACCACTGAGCGAGAAGCAACTTATTGCGAAATGGGAAGATTTTTATGGGCTGATCCACGGTAATCTGGATGATTCGGTTGCACGTCGATCCAATGGATGGGTTCATCATtttaagaagagaaacgaGGTGAAAAGAGACATTATCAGACGGTATTACAAGGAAATTGGCGGATCGAGAGAATCAAATTCGATGGAAACCGAAAGACTTCGACTACGGACGAAGTTGAGCCATTATGAACCTGAAGACATTTTTGAACTCGACGAAGTGTCCTTTGACTGTGTGGCTGAATGTTTAAAGCAGAGAGAAGCAAGCAGAAATGGCAAGAAAGTAATTGTTGCAATACTGCTTAATAGCACTGGAACTGAGGCACCCGTTCCATTGGTTGCATCGACAGATGGAGAGGCCAAATATAGTTCGTGTCAGCACGGCGTATTGACATCTGAACTACTCTATAAATATCTTCAGGATATTGATAGTGAAATCACTCCGGGTAGACGGATAGCAGTATTGTTGAATGGATTTCGAGCACATATGATACCGAGAGATAGCTTTGATCATATAGATTTGGTTTATTACTCCAGAATTAGCAGGGACATTCAACCAATGAATATGGGAATAATGAGGAGCTATAAATTGTTGGTGAAGAGTATCTATTTTCAGAAAGTCCGACAGCGCCTAATAATAGGTGGGAAGGAAGGATATCTCAAAGATTCATTGGTGATAGATGGAAAAGAATTGATGAACGATGCTATGAGATCATATAGACAAatgcagaagcagaaggaaTCACAGATATTTATTAGAGGCTGCTTTGAAAAATCGGGATTGATAGGAAATTTCGAAGAAGGAATGGAGAAACAGTTTACTACGTGGAAGAGAGAGGATtttaaaagagaagagcaGCTCAAATTGATCTTTACTATGCTTGACAGAAAGAGACTTTTAGCTGAGAGCTTTACGGAGAATTCAGTAAGACATCTGAATAATGGAGAGGTGGAAATAGACATTAATAAAGTGATTTTCCCGAAGAGCGAACAAGTCGAAAACATTGATTTATCAGACATTGATATAGTGAGATTAGCAAAGTTGGAAATTGAGATTCAAAGTAGTTCAAATATGGTTAAAGATGAAGTGAGAAGGCAGAATGAGGATTCCAAGGCTAACTTTGATGCGATGGAATCTGTTCAGGAGTATCTCTCGAAAAATGAAGGGACAGAAAGACTTATGGAGTTGGCACAACAGTATTATAAAAACGttagaaagaaggaaaagcaGAATGGAGATGATCCAgtagagaaaagaagatccaaaagaacCAAGATATCATAA